ATGTTTCTGCTGGTGTGGGGGGTGTTCGCGACGGCCTTCGGCTGGGTCGTCGCGACGGATTTCCGGGGTGCGGCCCGCCGCCTGCACGCGATGTCCCGCGCGGCCACGCCCTTCGGGGGCGCCGGGACATCGACCCCGGGAGTCGGCTTCCTCCGTCTCCTGGCGGGAGTGTTCGCCCTGGTCGGTCCCGTAGTCCTGGGCTCCGGGCTCGTCGGCCTGTGGCGCGGCGAGGAGGGGCCGGGGAAGATGCCCGCGCCCCCCGTCGAGTTCGTCGTGGTGGAGGCGCTCGTCGCCGGTGTCTTCCTGTGGAGGGCATGGCGCCGCTCCGGCCTGCTGCGCCGCGCGTGGGACGCCGGCACCGGTCCGCGGCGGGCCGCCGTGGCCGGCCTCACGACGGCGTTCCTCGCCTTCGTCGTGACGCTCGGCCTCGGCTGGGGGACCTGGATGATGACGAGCTGGCTGGTCGGCGGCCTGTGCGGGGTCTCTCTGCTGGTGGGCGGTCGCGGGCAGCGGTGAGGTCTCGCCCGGGTGGGCGAGGTGCGCCCGGACCCCGCTGTCCAGCGGCACGACGGCCCCTCGTCGCCGGGCGGGCGCCAGGACGCGCCGGTGAGGGGGTGACGGGGGGACGACCAGGACGGCGGGGCGTGGCCGGGCTCGCGCCGACGAGCAGCGCGAGCCCGGCCCGCTGCGCGGGGAGCAGTCGGAGCGGGGTGCCGGGAGGAGTCGTACGCGGGGCGTGTCGGCTCCCGCGCGCCGGCGGGCAGGTGGTTACGTGGCCGCGAACCCGTCGAGCCCAGCGAGGAGAACACCATGCGGATCCACGTGACCAGCGTCTTCGTCGACGACCAGGACAAGGCCCTGAGCTTCTACACGGAGAAGCTGGGCTTCGTGAAGAAGACCGAGGTCCCCCTCGGCGACTACCGCTGGCTGACCGTCGTCTCGCCGGAGAACCCGGACGGCACCGAGCTGCTCCTGGAGCCCGACGCGCACCCCGCCGCCAAGGCGTACACGAGGGCGCTCGTCGCGGACGGCATCCCGGCCACCTCCTTCGCCGTGGACGACGTCCGCGCCGAGTACGAGCGGCTGCGTGCCCTCGGTGTCCGCTTCACTCAGGAGCCGACGGAGGCGGGCCCGGTCACCATCGCGGTGCTGGACGACACCTGCGGCAACTTCATCCAGATCGTCCAGCTGTCCTAGCCGTCCCGCGATCAGGCGGCCGGCTTGCCGGGCTGGTCGTGGGTCGAGCAGTGGATGCCACCGCCGCCGGACGCGATCGTGTCGATCGGGATCTGCACGACCTCGCGCTTGGGGAAGTGGTCCTGGAGGATGCCGCGGGCGCGGTCGTCGGCCTTCTCGTCACCGAACTTCGGCATGAAGACGGAGTCGTTCGCGACGTAGAAGTTGGCGTACGTCGACACGAAGTCGTCGCCCTGGCCGGTGATCCGGTCGAGGTCGGGCTGCGGCAGGTCGATGATCTCGAAGCGCCGGCCGCGGGCGTCGGTGGCCTTCTCCAGGACCGCGCGGGCCTGGTCCGCCGAGCGGGACCAGGAGTCCGGGGGAGTGCCGGGGAAGGCCTGGTCGAGCAGGACCACACCGGGCGCGGTGAACCGCACGAGGCTGTCGACGTGCGCGTCGGTGATGTCCTGGCCGCGGACGCCCGCGAGCCAGACCACCTTCTCCACGCCGAGCGTCTCGATCAGCTCGTCCTCGATCTGGTCCCGGGTCTTCCCGCGGTTGCGGTTGTTGTTGACGATCGAGCTCTCGGTGACGAGGAGGGTGCCCTCGCCGTCGGTCTCGAAGGAGCCGCCCTCGGCGGTGAGCGGCGCCACCTCGCGGGGGATGCCGTACTTGGCGAGGAGCCTGCGCCCGACCAGGGCGTCGTTGTCGTGCGTCTGCTTGTTGCCCCAGCCGTTGAAGTTGAAGTCGATGCCGACGAGCTCGCCGTCGTCCTCCACGAAGACGGGGACGATGTCGCGGGCCCACAGGTCGTCGACGGGCATCGGGATGACCTCGACCTGCGAGCCGCAGGCCTTCTGGGCCGCGGCCTGCTGGGCCGGGCGGGCCATCATCACGACCGCCTCGTACTCGGACACGGCCCGGGCGATGCGGGCGATGTCCTCCCGTACGGAGGGGAGCTCCTCCCCCCAGACGGAGTCGAGCGCCGGCCAGGACATGAAGGTCCGGGTGTGGCTCTCCCATTCGGCGCCGAAGCGGCGCACGCCGTCCGCGGTGGGGGAGGCCGGAGTGCGGCTCGTGCCGGGGGCGGTACCGCCCTGCGCGGCCTCCTCGGGGCCGCAGGCGGCCGCGCCGAGGGCGAGGGCTCCGCCGATTCCGGCGAAGGCCCGCAGGGCGGTGCGGCGGGAGGGGGAACGGTGGGACACGGTGTACTCCGATCATGGGCTGGCGAGACTGTCCGGCGGCGGGCGGATCGCGTGACGCGCGCGGCGGCGGGAATCGCGGGCCTGGCCTCACACGGTGGCGGGCGCCCGGGGACGGGCGTCGCGGGAGGCGTGAGTGGGGGTGGCCGTCGACGCCACTCTGACACTGACCGGATTTTCAGTCAAATGGCCGCACCGTACGGCGAGCATGGTGTCGCCCGGTCGGCGCAGGGGTCCTCGGACGCGTCCGCATGCACTTTGATCAGCCCTTCCGTACCGATCCGTCCCTCTCGTATTGACTGAAACTTTGGTCAACGGCACGATCGAGCCATGTCCTCCACGTATCCACCCGGGCCGCGGCCGGCCCACGCGCCGCCGACGCCCGACGACCCCCGAGAGATCGGCGGCTACCGGATCCAGGCCCGGCTCGGCGCCGGTGGCATGGGTGTCGTCTACCTCGCCCACACCCCGGGCGGGCGGCCCATCGCCCTCAAGGCGGTGCGCGAGGACTTCGCCGCCGACCCCGAGTTCCGGCGGCGCTTCGCCCAGGAGGTCGCCAGCGCGAGCCGCATCCACGGCCTCTTCACCGCGCAGGTGGTGGACCACGGAGCCGACGACCGCGTCCCCTGGCTCGCCACCGCCTACGTCCCCGGCCCCTCCCTCCAGCAGGTCGTCGAGCGCCACGGCCCGCTCCCCGTCCGTACGGTGCTGCTCCTCGTCGCCGGGATCGCGGAGGCCCTCCAGGCCATCCACAGCGCGGGCGTCGTCCACCGCGACCTCAAGCCGGCCAACGTCCTGATCGCCGAGGACGGCCCCCGCGTCATCGACTTCGGCATCGCACGGGCCGCCGACGCCACCGGGCTCACCGGCACCGGCCTGCGGATCGGCACCGCCGCGTACATGGCGCCCGAGCAGGCCCTCGGCCTCGCCGTGACGCCCGCGACCGACGTCTTCGCGCTCGGCGCGCTCGCCGCGTACGTGGCCGGGGGCGCGCTGCCGTTCGGCACCGGCCCCGAGTCGGCCGCGCTGTACCGCGTGGTCCACGAGCCGGCCGACCTCTCCCACGTGCCCGCCGAGCTGCACGCCCTCCTGGAACGCTGCCTCGCCAAGCACCCCGAGGAGCGCCCCGCCCCCGCCGAACTGATCGCCGCCGCGCACGCGCACCCGGCCGTCGGCCCCGCCCCGGAGTTCACCGAGGGCTGGCTGCCGGGCGCGGTACGACGGGAGCTGCCGGGCGGGTCCGGCTGGGGGGCGCCCGACTCCACCCGTACGCCGGCGCCCACGCTCCACGACCGGCCCACCCACGTCGCCGCGGCCGTCCCCGTACCCACGCAGCGGGTCCCGGAGCCCCGCCCCGGGGACGACCGCACCCCGGCCGAACCCCCCTCGCGCCGGTCGCGTCGCCGTCGCGGGCGTACGGCCCTGATCGCGGGCGCCGCCGTCGGCCTGCTCGCGGTCGCGGCCGGGGCCGTGTACTACCTCGACGGGACCGGGGAACCGTCCTTCACACCGGGATACGCCGACGTCGAACTGACCGCCGCCGACGACGGGTACGAGTTCGACCTCGGCGCCGGGAAGGTGGTCCCCGCCGAGTCCTCCGACTGGTACCTGACGCGCGAGAAGGGGGCCTTCGTGCTGCCCGAGGAGGCGGACGCCTTCGTCGCCTCCGGATACGTGCTGAGCGCCGAGGACTGCGAGCGGGGCATCGAGACGGAACCCGTCACGAGCCTCCCCCTCGACGACCTCGGCGACGACCGGCCCTTCTGCGTCCGCAGTCCCGACGCCCGGCGGCTCGTCATCGCCCGGCTCGTCGAAGGAGCGCCGGGCCAGGGCCCGGTCACCGTGGTCCTGAGCCAGTACCGGAAGGACGGCTGAGCGGACGGCGGGCGGACGGGCGCCATGGTCGATCACTCCGTGCGCCGCTCCGGATAGGGTTCACGGCATGGCGTCTCGTAGTACTCAGATCCTTGAAGCGGCCGCCCGGGTGATCGCCCGGCGCGGGGTCCGAGGGCTCCGCGTGGAGGAACTGGCCGCCGAGGCCGGGGTCTCCACCGGCCTGATCTACTACCACTTCAAGGACCGCACCGGAATCCTGCGCCACACGCTCGAGTTCATCAACGACCGCGCCGAGCGCTACACCACCGAGCGGGGCGCCGACGCCGAGCCCCTCGGCCCGCGCGAGGAGCTCGACCAGGTCCTCCTCCTGGAGCTCCAGGACATCCCGGTGGTGCGGGAGAACAGCTCGGCCTGGGGCGAGCTGCGGGCGAGCGCCGTCTTCGACCCCGTCCTGCGCGAGGACCTCACCCGCGCGACCCTGGTGTGGGTCCAGGAGGTGGCCGGGCTCCTGGGGCAGGTGCGGCCCATGGCGTCCGCTGCCGCGCTCGCCGCCGCGGCGGAGCGGCTGACCGCCCTCCTCGAAGGCCTGAGCATGCGCTGGCTGAGCGGCGGCCTGATGATCGACCACGCGCGCACCCTCATGCGGGAGGCCGTCGAGGTGGAACTGGCCCGGCTGGGCGGGCCCTCCGAGGAGCCCGGCCCGCGCCCGTAGGACGTCCCGGCTCAGCCGACGTGGACCCGCGGGCGCAGGTCCCGGTCCGACTCCGCCTCCCGCAGGACCTCGCGGGTGACCGGGGCGACCTCGCCCTGGCCCAGGAGGAAGAAGCGGAGGAAGTTCGCGAAGGGGTTGCCCTCGGTCCACTCGAAGTAGATGTGCGGGCGGACGCCGGTGACGTCGCGCGCGTGCAGGAGGAGGGCGGCCAGCGCGTTCGGGATCGAGGACGACTCGACGGTGAGGACGCGGTAGCGGTCGTGCATGACCTCGCCGCGTACGGTCAGGCCCGCCTCGAACTCCGAGGGGTCGGTGACCGTCACCTCGATGAAGACGAAGTCCTCGGTGGTCGGCAGATCGTTGTCGGCGCGGATCTGCTCGATCTTGTCGCGGTACTCGGCGATGTCCCGGTTGTCCGGCTCGTTCGCGATGAACCGGGGCGTGCGGCGCGAGATGTCCTGGATGAACCGCTCGGCCATCTCGTCGAGATCGATGTGGGTGACCCGCAGCTCGAAGGCGCGGCCGAGCCGGGAGAGGAGGGAGATGAGGATGATGCCGGCGATGAAGCAGGCACCGATCTTCACGCCGTCCGGGCGCTCGATGACGTTGACGACGGTGGTGTAGAGGAAGACGGCGGAGATGACGCCGAAGCCGATCGTCCAGCCGCGCTGGCCGGCCTTGCGGGCGGCGATCGTCACCGCGATGGCGGCCGAGCAGATCAGGACGAGGACACCGGTGGCGTACGCGCCGCCCTGGGCGTCGACGTCGGCGTCGAAGATCCACGTCACGAGGAAGGCGACCAGGGTGAAGACGATGACCATCGGACGCACCGCGCGGGCCCAGTGCGGGGCCATGCCGTACTTGGGCAGATAGCGCGGCATCAGGTTCAGCAGGCCGGCCATGGCGGAGGCGCCCGCGAACCAGAGGATCGCGATGGTGGAGATGTCGTAGATCGTGCCGAAGGTGTTGCCGAGGTACTCGTGGGCCAGATAGGCGAGGGCACGGCCGTTGGCCTGGCCGCCGGACTCGAACTCCTTCTCCGGGATGAGGACCGTGGTGATGAAGCTCGTGCAGATCAGGAAGACGCTCATGATCAGCGCGGCCGTGGTCAGCAGCTTCTTCGTGTCCCGGATGCGGCCCGTGGGCTTCTCCTCGGTGTCGCCCGGGTCGCCCTGGACGTGCGGCATGACGGCGACGCCGGTCTCGAAGCCGGACAGGCCGAGCGCGAGCTTCGGGAAGACCAGCAGGGCGACGCCGACCATGGCGAAGACGTTTCCGTGCTCGGCGGTCAGGGCGGCGGTCCAGTCGGTGACCACATGGCCCTCGGTGAGGACGTGCCACAGGCCGCTGATCACGACGACCACGTTCAGGGCGAGGTAGATGCCGACCAGGAAGACGGCGACGCCGACGGCCTCCAGGAAGCCCTTGAGGAACACCGCACCGAGCAGGGCGATCAGCACGAGCGTGATGATCATCTGCTTGTTGTGCAGCGCCTCCTCCAGATGCGGGTTCTCGACGAGGTGGGTGGAGGCGTCGGCCGCCGACAGGGTGATGGTGATCAGGAAGTCGGTCGCGGCGAAGCCGAGGAGGGTCAGGACGAAGAGCTTGCCCTTCCAGAAGGACAGCAGGCGCGACAGCATCGCGATCGAACCCTCGCCGCGCGGGCTCTCCTCCGCCACCCGCCGGTAGACGGGCAGGGCGCCCGCCAGGGTGACGATCACCAGGACGATCGTCGCGACGGGCGAGAGCAGCCCGGCGGCCAGGGCCGCGATGCCGGGCTGGTAGCCGAGGGTGGAGAAGTAGTCGACACCGGTCAGGCACATCACCCGCCACCAGCGCTGCCCCTGGTGCCCGGCGTCCGCGGCCGGTTCCTTGGGGCGCGAGGGCTTGCCCTTCCCCATGTCGGAGAGGCCCTCCAGCATCCACGCGCGCAATCGTCCGGAGCGGGCGTCCTGTTTGGTGGCCATCGGGTGTCCCTGGGGTGTTGGTGGGGGCGACTCGGCGGTCGAGCTGACTGTCGACTTTCGGCCATCAGATCGACGGCCGGGCAAGCCTAAACAGACGGCGAGCCGCCGACCGGGGGTCACGCGTCAGGGAAGCGTCAAGATCCCCCTGTCGGACGTCGTACTTGTCACACCGGAGACGCTTGTGGGGCTCGGCGCAGGCGCCTGTGGCCCTCAGCGGCTGCCGAAGGCCTGGGTCCAGTAGGGGCCGCCGGAGGTGTGGAGCCCGATGCCGATCTCCTTGAAGTCGCAGTTGAGGATGTTCGCCCGGTGACCGGGGCTGTTCATCCAGGAATCCATCACCTGCGCCGCGGTGGTCTGGCCCTTCGCGATGTTCTCGCCGTAGGACGACCATGCGTATCCGGCGGCCGTGATGCGCTCGCCCGGGCCGTCGCCGTCGGGGTTGGTGTGGTCGAAGAAGTCCCGCGCGGCCATGTCGTCGGAGTGCCCCTGGGCGGCCTTGGTGAGCAGGGGGTGCTCGGTCAGCGGCCCGCAGCCGGCCTTGGCCCGTTCCGAGTTCACGAGGCTGATCACCTGCTGCTCGGTGGAACCGGAACCGGAACCGGAACCGGAACCAGATCCGGATCCGGGCGCTGTCGGTGTGGTGCGCGTGGGCTCGGGCGCGGACGTGGCCGTACGCGTCGGGCGGGGCGATGCGGGCGGCGAGGTGCGGGAAGCGGTCGGGGTGGGACGCGAGGGCGCGGGGGTCTTGAGGGGGGTCTTCGACGCCCCGGCCGACGGGGAGGGGGTGGCCGAGGCCGTGGCGGTCGCGCTCGACTCCTGCGCGGCGGGCAGTCCGGCGTCGGCGGTCGTGGCGAGGGTGGTGTCCCTGGCCTCCGTACCCTCGTCGGGGCCGCTGGTCAGGGTGAAGGCGCCGCCGGCGACCGCCACCACGGCTATGCCCGCCGCGACGACGAGACGCCTGCGGCCGCGCTGCCGCTGCTGCCGGCGCCGACGGCGGGTGGCGCGGGAACTGCGGGGGCCGCGGCCGGCGGGGGCCGCGCCGGGCCCGGACGGGGCTCCGGCGCTCTGCGGTGGCGCCGCCTGCCGGGAGCTCGCGGCGACGGTCTCGAAACCGGAATCGGGATCGGAACCGAGACCGGCGCGCTCGCGGACGCCCGCGAGGAGCAGCGCGGCCGGAGGTACCAGGAGCAGTCCGGCGAGCAGCCCCTCGGCCGGTACGAGCCCGCTCCACAGACCGGCGCAGTGCGCGCACGCGCGCGCGTGACGGGCGATGCGCTTGCGCCAGAGGGCGGACGGCCGGCCGTCCCAGGCGTCGGTCTCGTACCGCAGCGTGGCGCAGGGCGGGTTCTGCGACAGGGCCCGCACGACGACCCGCGCACCGTCGAGACGGTCCTTCATCCGCTGGACCCGCACCGCGGTGTGCTGCGGGGACAGCTGCAGGGCGGCGGCCACCTCGTGGCGGCTGAGCTCGCCGGCGCACTCCAGCCACCACAGGGAGAGCAGCTCCCGGTCGTCGGGTTCCAGCCAGCGGGTGGCCTCGGCGGTCTCGCGTCGCTGGCCGGAAAGGTTCAGCCGGACCACGGCCAGCTCCACGAAATCGGACCCGGGCTGCGCGATCTCGCGGGCGTCGTCGAGGCCGCCCGCGGGGAGCCCGGTCCGCTGCTGCCGGTGCCAGTGGCTGCGGACGCCGTTCATGGTGATGGCGACCAGCCAGGACCTGAAGCTGTCCGGGGAGCGCAGGTCGCCGAGTCCGGCGAGCGCCCGCAGCATCGTCTCCTGGACGACGTCGTCGACGTCGTGGTGACCGTTCATCGCCCGGCCCACGATGTTGTAGACCAGCGGCAGGTGGAGGGCGAGGAGCCGGTCCTGCGCCCGAGGGTCTCCGCTCTGTGCCGCCCTGACCAGTTCCGTACCGTGCTGTGCGCCCATGCTCCGAATCACCCTGCCTGTTCCCGCTGTCGTCGACGGCCAACACGTGGGAGATCACGCGGGGGCGGCCCGATAACAGAAACCTGCGGAGCGGTTCCGGAAGAACCTCCTTCCGTACGGCAGGCCAGGAGGATCTCCGGGTCTTCGTGGCTTCTGCCAATACGAGCTCGCGTCATGATCCGGCAAGACTGCCAGGGCATGACGGATCACCAGGCACATGACCGAGCACTGGGGAGGACCGCGCGATGAGCGTGCAGCAGTACGACGAGATCGGTGAGGCGTTCGAGGGCTTCAAGTCCCTGCCGCTGACGCAGTACGGGGAGGTGCCCAGCTTCCTGGGCCTGGTGGGTGACGTCCGGGGCAGGTCGGTCCTCGACCTCGCCTCCGGCACGGGTTTCTACAGCAGGGAGTTCAGGCGGCGGGGCGCCTCCGAGGTGCTCGGCATCGACATCTCGGGCGAGATGGTCGCGGCGGCGCGGGCCTTCGAGGAGAGCGATCCGCTGGGCGTGCGCTACGAGGTGGGGGACGTGTCCGAGCTGCGCGCCCTCGAAGAGCGCTTCGACATCGCGCTGGGGGTCCAGCTGCTCAACTACGCGCCGGACATCGCCACCATGGAGCGGATGTGCCGCCATGTGCACCGGAGCCTGAAGCCCGGTGCCGAGTTCTTCGTGCTCGCGCAGAAGCCGGACTATCGCTTCGACGGGCCGTCCCTCGCCAAGTACGGCTTCCTCTGCGAGGCGACCGGCGAGGAGATCGAGACGGGACCGCGCGTCCGGATCACCGCGCTGCTCGACCCGCCGATCTCGTTCGTCGGCGCCTGCCCGCGCCGCGAGGTGTACGAGGACTCCCTGCGTGCGGCGGGCTTCGGGGACCTGACCTGGGTGCCGCTGGAGATCTCCGAGGCGGGCGTCCGCGAGTTCGGCGAGGAGTTCTGGGCGGACTGTCTCGCCAACCCGCCGTTCGAACTCCTGCGCTGCCGCGCCTGACGGCCGCAGCCGCTCGAACGGCCCGCGCCCGGATGCCCTCGCGGCGGAACACGGGCAGGCTGGTGCTCCGGACCGGGCGCGCGCCCCACAGGCGCCGCCCGGCCGGGAGGCACGGTCGCGGGAACAGGGCAGGGGAGGACGGCATGACAGGGTCGGGCCCCGGAACACGTCCCGCCGCGCGGCTCCTCGCGCGGCTCGCCCTGCTCGCGGCCCTCGGCTCGCTGGTCGTTCTCCTGCTCGCGCTGGGCGACGGCGGCCTCCTGGTGGTGGGGGCGGGGTTCCTCGGCCTGGTGCTCTGCGCCGCCGGCATCTGGTGGTTCGTCGCGCACCGAGGCGCGGTACGCCTCATCGGGCTGCTCCTGGCGATCGCCGCGCCCATCGGCGTCGTGGTCCTCTTCGCCTACGGCGGGCTGTGGCTGACGGCCCTGATCCTGTGCCTGTGCTGGGGCGTGGCGCTGGCCTGCGCGAGGCAGGCGCTGCGCAGATCGCGGCCGAAGCGGTCCATGCGGGCGGTGGCGGCGGAGCCGCCGAAGAACCCGGTCCTGATCATGAACCCGAAGTCCGGGGGCGGGAAGGTCGGCCGCTTCCACCTGGTCGAGCGGGCGGAGGAGCTCGGGGCGCGGGTGATCCTGCTCGACCCGTCCGCCCCGGCGGACGTCGCCGAACTGGCCCGCGGGGCGGTGACCGAGGGCGCGGACCTCCTGGGCGTCGCGGGCGGCGACGGCACCCAGGCCCTGGTCGCGGCGGTCGCAGCCGAGCACGACCTGCCGTTCCTGGTCATCTCGGCCGGCACCCGCAACCACTTCGCCATGGACCTGGGCCTCGACCGCTCCGACCCGTCCCGCTGCCTCGACGCGCTGACCGACGGCGAGGAACTCCGGATCGACCTGGGCGACGTCGACGGCCGGGCCTTCGTCAACACGGTGTCCTTCGGCGTCTACGCCGACGTCGTCCAACACCCCGAGTACCGGGACGCCAAGGCGGGCACGGCACTCACCCTCATGCCGGACCTCCTCCTGGGCGACGGCGTACGCCGCCTGGACGCACGCATCGACGACACGATGCTCTCCGCCCAACAGGCCCTGCTGATCAGCAACAACCCCTACGTCTCGCCCGACGAACTGACCGGCGGCGGCCGCCGTCCCACCCTCGACGACGGCGAACTGGGAGTCCTCGGCATCCGGGTGGAAGACGCGGCCCAGGCCGCCGACCTGGCCGTACGGGGCTCGCAGTCCACGGCCCTGACCGTCCGCACGGCCCACCGCGTCGAAGTGACCGCCCACACGGCCGAGATCCCGGTGGCAGTGGACGGCGAGGCCCTCCGCATGCCCACCCCGGTCACCTGCACCCTCCGCCCCGGCGCCCTCCGCGTCCGAGTCCCCCGCAACCGCCCGGGCGTCCCCGCACCCGTACCGCCCGTGAGATGGCGCCGCATCTTCGACCTGGCGTTCGGCCGCCGTATCTGAGGGAGGGCGACAGCGGTATTCGGTCAAATACCGTTCCAAGTTCACCAGTGGGGTGATTGTCGCTCTTGTGGTCTGGCGACTCCCGGGGTTCACCGTGAGGATGCCCGCCGTAACGGTGAACGGGGGAGCGGCGTGAAGCAAGGTCGGGGTTCGGGCGTGCGGGAGCGTTCCGAAGAGGGGGAGCCCGACGGGCCGGCGGTGCCGGCGCAGGCAGGTTCAGGGGCACCGGCCGAGGAGCACCTCAGGGGGGTCGATCCGTCCGAGTCCGAGGTGACCCGGCTGCTCTGCCAAGCGCTCCACGCGCGTCCCGACCGGGTGCGGGCCGTCAAGGCATGGTGGGTGAAGGTTCGAGGCCGGGGTGAGAAGCAGGCCAAGCCCCGTCGCAGTAGTCGACGGCGCATCTACCTGGAGGGCGGGGACGACTGCCCGCCCCTGGGCGAGCCCATGGCGCAATGGGTACTGGACCATGTGCTGCACGGGCCACGGCTGCCGGTACCGTCCTACGGCTTCGACGCCATGCCGGTTCTCGCGCACAGTCTGCGAGCGAGACGGCGACGACGGGTGCGACGTATCGCGGTGCTTGTACTGGTGGTTTCCGTGGCGTGCGCGGTGCCCCGACCTGCCGCCGTCTGGGGGCTGGCTCTCCTCGTCGCGCTCGTCATGTGGTGGGCCGCTCTGCGAGCGGCCCGGAACGGGAAAAGGTCGAGGCTCGCGCGGTCGCCTCGCGTGGCGTATTTCGTGTTGTCCGTTCCGCTGCTCTGCGCTCTGGTCCCTTGGAAAGCATCGGGCTCGGTGATCTCCATGCGCGCCGGGATTCTCCTCTTGCCGGTGGCCTGGTTGGCGGCGGCCGCGCTCGCTTGCACGGTGGACCGGATGGCGGCCCGGGCCGCGATGGCCCGGACCGTTCGGAACGGCGCGGCGACCGACTGCCTTCCCTGGTCTGCTGTCAGGGCGAGGCGACGGGCCGCGTCGCTCGAAGAGGGTCAGGCCAGGAAGGAATTGCCCTACGACCAACCTGAGCGCTTCGTGGGGGCCGGGCGGGACGTGTGGGGCGTGGCTGACATCAGTATTCCGCTGAAACACAAGGACCCGCTCGGACGGATCGAGCTCTCCGGCGAGACCGAGCTGCTCGACCGAGTGGGTGCCGCACTCGACGAACTGGGCGGATCCGGGGACATCACCGATCCGCTGCCCGGCTTCTCTGTCGCGCAGGTACTGGGCCTTCCGTCGGCTCTGTGGCTGCAGCGCATCGGTGCCCCGAAGGTCACGCTCCCGGACCTTCGGGGCCGGGGCCGTCGCTCGCCTTCCAGCGTGCCGGACCGGCTGTACCTGCGGGCGCAGTGCGTCAGCTGGGCCGGTCAGATCGTGGTCAATGTGTTCGTCCACGCGGCCCTGGAGGCCGGAGAACTGCGGCTCACCGTGCGGCCGCACGTGATGACACCTCTCTACAACGAACTGCGGGTGGCCGACGCACCCTTGTCCAAGAGGGGAGTGCGACTCCTCGGCTGGGTGGCTCTGCAGGGGTTGCTGGACGCGGCCGGAGGGCCGTTCGCGCTCTTCCGGTTCGTGAGGCGCCTCGCGCTGCGCGAGCCGGGCGTGGCGCGCACCGAGGAGAAGGATCCGGTGAGCCTCCGCGACCGCTACTCCATGGAGGAGATCACGGACATGCACCAGAGCGACGACGCGAAGAGGCACGTCGTGCTGATGCAGACGTGCATCTTCCGCTCGGTCGCCGCCTACCTCGAAGAACTGGGAATCGATACCGCCCGATATCACGAGCAGGTGGCGATGGTCATCACCAACATCCAGGTCTACGGCGACAACAACGCGCCGATCCAGAACGTTGCAGGTAGCGGCATCAGCCAGGTAGGTCAGGAAAACTAGTGGTCAGGAGTGTACGGATGATCGTGGGACGTCGTCGCCAGGAGCCCGAAGCGGGGCACGGCTCGGGGATCTCCATCGGGGGCAGCAACATCGCTCCGGTGCAGAACGTCGTAGGGCAGAACATCTCGAACGTCCACCAGTCCGCCGCGATCGAGGGCAGCGCTGTCGTCGACCGCGCAACCGTGCGCGAGCTCCTGGAAGGCTTGCGCGCCGATGTGGAGCGCCATGAGGCGGAACTGCCGAACGTGTCGCTGATCCGCGGCGTGGTGGACTCGATCGACACCGCGCTCGTAGCCCCTGACGTGCGAGAGACAGGGGCGCTGACCGGTGTCGCGCACGCGCTGCCGGCCCTGGTGGCGGGAACCGCGGTACAGCAGGCGGGAGAGGCGCTTGCCCAGGCCATCGCGGGATGGGCGGGGTGAGATATCGCCCCTCACCTACTACGGCGCGTGCGGGAGGAGTGACGGGTGGGGGAGGCGGCGCCCGAGGAGTCGCGAGAGCGTCCCGTCAAGGAGCGGGTCAGGCCGTAGGCGGTGGTGAGCCAGGCGGCCACCGCGATCCACAGGAGGGCTCGGCCCAGGGTGTCCAGCCAGGTCGTCCCGGTGGCCGTCGCGGTCGACAGGGACGCCACCGCCGTCATGCCGAGGGGGAAGACCGTCGCCCA
This is a stretch of genomic DNA from Streptomyces sp. R44. It encodes these proteins:
- a CDS encoding agmatine/peptidylarginine deiminase — translated: MSHRSPSRRTALRAFAGIGGALALGAAACGPEEAAQGGTAPGTSRTPASPTADGVRRFGAEWESHTRTFMSWPALDSVWGEELPSVREDIARIARAVSEYEAVVMMARPAQQAAAQKACGSQVEVIPMPVDDLWARDIVPVFVEDDGELVGIDFNFNGWGNKQTHDNDALVGRRLLAKYGIPREVAPLTAEGGSFETDGEGTLLVTESSIVNNNRNRGKTRDQIEDELIETLGVEKVVWLAGVRGQDITDAHVDSLVRFTAPGVVLLDQAFPGTPPDSWSRSADQARAVLEKATDARGRRFEIIDLPQPDLDRITGQGDDFVSTYANFYVANDSVFMPKFGDEKADDRARGILQDHFPKREVVQIPIDTIASGGGGIHCSTHDQPGKPAA
- a CDS encoding APC family permease, translating into MATKQDARSGRLRAWMLEGLSDMGKGKPSRPKEPAADAGHQGQRWWRVMCLTGVDYFSTLGYQPGIAALAAGLLSPVATIVLVIVTLAGALPVYRRVAEESPRGEGSIAMLSRLLSFWKGKLFVLTLLGFAATDFLITITLSAADASTHLVENPHLEEALHNKQMIITLVLIALLGAVFLKGFLEAVGVAVFLVGIYLALNVVVVISGLWHVLTEGHVVTDWTAALTAEHGNVFAMVGVALLVFPKLALGLSGFETGVAVMPHVQGDPGDTEEKPTGRIRDTKKLLTTAALIMSVFLICTSFITTVLIPEKEFESGGQANGRALAYLAHEYLGNTFGTIYDISTIAILWFAGASAMAGLLNLMPRYLPKYGMAPHWARAVRPMVIVFTLVAFLVTWIFDADVDAQGGAYATGVLVLICSAAIAVTIAARKAGQRGWTIGFGVISAVFLYTTVVNVIERPDGVKIGACFIAGIILISLLSRLGRAFELRVTHIDLDEMAERFIQDISRRTPRFIANEPDNRDIAEYRDKIEQIRADNDLPTTEDFVFIEVTVTDPSEFEAGLTVRGEVMHDRYRVLTVESSSIPNALAALLLHARDVTGVRPHIYFEWTEGNPFANFLRFFLLGQGEVAPVTREVLREAESDRDLRPRVHVG
- a CDS encoding VOC family protein, which produces MRIHVTSVFVDDQDKALSFYTEKLGFVKKTEVPLGDYRWLTVVSPENPDGTELLLEPDAHPAAKAYTRALVADGIPATSFAVDDVRAEYERLRALGVRFTQEPTEAGPVTIAVLDDTCGNFIQIVQLS
- a CDS encoding serine/threonine-protein kinase, which produces MSSTYPPGPRPAHAPPTPDDPREIGGYRIQARLGAGGMGVVYLAHTPGGRPIALKAVREDFAADPEFRRRFAQEVASASRIHGLFTAQVVDHGADDRVPWLATAYVPGPSLQQVVERHGPLPVRTVLLLVAGIAEALQAIHSAGVVHRDLKPANVLIAEDGPRVIDFGIARAADATGLTGTGLRIGTAAYMAPEQALGLAVTPATDVFALGALAAYVAGGALPFGTGPESAALYRVVHEPADLSHVPAELHALLERCLAKHPEERPAPAELIAAAHAHPAVGPAPEFTEGWLPGAVRRELPGGSGWGAPDSTRTPAPTLHDRPTHVAAAVPVPTQRVPEPRPGDDRTPAEPPSRRSRRRRGRTALIAGAAVGLLAVAAGAVYYLDGTGEPSFTPGYADVELTAADDGYEFDLGAGKVVPAESSDWYLTREKGAFVLPEEADAFVASGYVLSAEDCERGIETEPVTSLPLDDLGDDRPFCVRSPDARRLVIARLVEGAPGQGPVTVVLSQYRKDG
- a CDS encoding TetR/AcrR family transcriptional regulator, which gives rise to MASRSTQILEAAARVIARRGVRGLRVEELAAEAGVSTGLIYYHFKDRTGILRHTLEFINDRAERYTTERGADAEPLGPREELDQVLLLELQDIPVVRENSSAWGELRASAVFDPVLREDLTRATLVWVQEVAGLLGQVRPMASAAALAAAAERLTALLEGLSMRWLSGGLMIDHARTLMREAVEVELARLGGPSEEPGPRP